From the genome of Thermodesulfobacteriota bacterium, one region includes:
- a CDS encoding CorA family divalent cation transporter — protein sequence MQIKSYTIGDNLLMTEETEVPAPGRIYDARLRWVDILDPGPDELREFLRPVLKDDSIIDDYVLRDRNLPVAHSEFELYFEFPIIKDTENFVIEYISFLCTPTLLITIHRNEVGMMSRLASNLCESLHLKKATIASLLYYILAELVEKNYALYMALREDITVLSNEVTAEKLTINIDAILNLKKNVDRVNIMVEDQLYCTNILTVYDGTAFDIGKLGKSFKNLEEEIRNGFRFLSRYERRLEDIHQHYDLMLQDRTNNRLKILTIVAAIFLPLNLVAGIYGMNFDNMPILHWEFAYHAIILFMAAVVVVMVYFFYRAGWFK from the coding sequence TTGCAGATAAAGTCATACACCATAGGCGACAACCTTCTCATGACCGAGGAAACCGAGGTTCCCGCCCCGGGGAGGATATACGACGCCAGGCTCAGGTGGGTGGACATACTCGACCCCGGCCCCGACGAGCTCAGGGAATTCCTCCGCCCTGTTCTCAAGGACGACTCCATAATAGACGACTACGTCTTAAGAGACCGCAACCTCCCCGTCGCCCATTCCGAGTTCGAGCTCTATTTCGAATTCCCCATCATAAAGGACACGGAGAATTTCGTCATCGAATATATATCCTTTCTCTGCACTCCCACCCTTCTGATCACCATACACAGAAACGAAGTCGGCATGATGAGCAGGCTCGCCTCGAACCTCTGCGAGAGCCTCCACTTGAAAAAGGCGACGATAGCGTCCCTCCTCTACTACATCCTCGCCGAGCTCGTCGAGAAGAACTACGCCCTCTACATGGCGCTCCGCGAAGACATCACCGTCCTCAGCAACGAGGTGACCGCCGAGAAGCTGACGATAAACATCGACGCGATACTCAACCTCAAGAAAAACGTGGACCGCGTGAACATAATGGTCGAGGACCAGCTCTACTGCACGAACATCCTCACCGTTTACGACGGAACGGCGTTCGACATCGGCAAGCTGGGGAAGAGCTTCAAAAACCTGGAAGAGGAAATCCGTAACGGCTTCCGTTTCCTCAGCCGCTACGAGCGTAGGCTCGAAGACATCCACCAGCACTACGACCTCATGCTCCAGGACAGGACCAACAACAGGCTCAAGATTCTCACCATCGTCGCCGCCATATTCCTCCCGCTGAACCTGGTCGCCGGCATCTACGGCATGAACTTCGACAACATGCCCATCCTCCACTGGGAATTCGCCTACCACGCGATCATCCTCTTCATGGCCGCCGTCGTGGTAGTCATGGTCTACTTCTTCTACCGCGCCGGCTGGTTCAAATAG
- a CDS encoding DUF3147 family protein: protein MLYIIVKTALSAGIIVGASELGKRYTTFAALLLALPLTSLLAMIWLYVDTKDAARVAELSTGIFWLVLPTLLFFIVLPWLIKQGVGFWAAMGASAVVMVIFYLGYAAVGKKLGLPL, encoded by the coding sequence ATGCTCTACATAATCGTGAAAACGGCTCTCTCGGCGGGCATTATCGTCGGGGCGTCGGAGCTCGGAAAGAGATACACGACGTTCGCGGCGCTGCTCCTGGCCCTGCCGCTTACGTCGCTCCTGGCGATGATATGGCTTTACGTGGACACGAAGGACGCGGCGCGCGTGGCGGAGCTTTCGACGGGGATATTCTGGCTCGTCCTGCCGACGCTGCTGTTTTTTATCGTACTGCCGTGGCTGATAAAGCAGGGGGTAGGGTTCTGGGCGGCGATGGGGGCGTCGGCCGTGGTTATGGTGATTTTCTACCTGGGCTATGCAGCCGTGGGGAAGAAGCTCGGGCTCCCGCTTTAG
- a CDS encoding sigma-70 family RNA polymerase sigma factor yields the protein MSDTSGGRGRLPQLEQELAELLAKIARGCESALGKLYDKTISQVYGLAVKILSSHDEADEVSLDVFNQVWRKSLEYSPDRGSPSAWLITLTRSRAIDKLRSGKKRRLLQDPLPDDVPDNSGPPDEETETRQKRELIESALSELPPSQRRSIELAYFHGMSQTEISAHLDEPLGTVKSWMRAGMAKLRQRLCEG from the coding sequence ATGTCTGACACTTCCGGCGGCCGAGGCCGCCTGCCGCAGCTAGAACAGGAGCTTGCCGAGCTCCTGGCCAAGATAGCCCGGGGATGCGAGTCGGCTCTGGGCAAGCTATACGACAAAACCATCTCGCAGGTCTACGGGCTCGCCGTAAAGATACTGTCGAGCCACGACGAGGCCGACGAGGTCTCGCTCGACGTCTTCAACCAGGTCTGGCGGAAATCCCTCGAATACTCCCCCGACAGGGGCTCCCCCTCCGCGTGGCTTATTACGCTCACCAGGAGCCGGGCAATAGACAAGCTGAGGTCCGGGAAGAAAAGGAGGCTCCTCCAGGACCCTCTCCCCGACGACGTGCCCGACAATTCCGGCCCGCCCGACGAGGAGACCGAAACCCGCCAGAAGCGCGAGCTCATCGAGAGCGCCCTCTCCGAGCTCCCCCCGTCCCAGCGGCGGTCTATAGAGCTCGCTTATTTTCACGGCATGAGCCAGACGGAGATTTCCGCCCACCTCGACGAGCCCCTGGGGACGGTAAAGAGCTGGATGCGCGCCGGCATGGCCAAGCTCAGGCAAAGGCTCTGCGAGGGATAA
- a CDS encoding anti-sigma factor codes for MPDQMSEVSREEELILLYVLGVLEGEELEEAERLIDSNTEEVKRMLADYESVVSLLPYAAKPAVPSPDIKKKLLADVRRRKSREIRERTAPVKEGFFAGLRPLWLGAGALASAALVFLAVTNITLRSTIGERDAVITSLNDKLTASEERVERLENLIATKEGELGGLETKLASLEQVTDFMKDQDIVLIQLSSKAPELKASGRVLWDKNEHDALLYCLDMPDAPEGKTYQWWVIIKGRPRSMGIFDVNEEGDSIVHIDSLKKFGDVKSIEAFKVTLEPDGGAEAPTGKPLIAGASI; via the coding sequence ATGCCCGATCAGATGAGCGAAGTGTCGAGGGAAGAGGAATTGATTCTGCTTTACGTGCTCGGCGTGCTCGAAGGCGAGGAGCTCGAAGAGGCGGAGCGCCTTATCGATTCGAACACGGAAGAAGTGAAGCGAATGCTCGCGGATTACGAATCCGTGGTCAGCCTCCTTCCCTACGCGGCGAAGCCCGCCGTTCCCTCCCCCGACATCAAAAAAAAACTCCTGGCTGACGTAAGACGCAGAAAGTCGCGCGAGATACGGGAAAGGACGGCTCCCGTAAAAGAAGGCTTCTTCGCAGGCCTGAGGCCGCTCTGGCTAGGGGCGGGTGCGCTCGCATCGGCGGCGCTCGTTTTCCTGGCCGTGACGAATATCACACTCAGGAGCACCATAGGCGAGAGGGACGCCGTGATAACGTCGCTTAACGACAAGCTCACGGCGAGCGAGGAAAGGGTGGAGAGGCTCGAAAACCTCATCGCGACGAAAGAGGGCGAGCTCGGCGGTCTCGAAACGAAGCTCGCGAGCCTCGAGCAGGTGACGGACTTCATGAAGGACCAGGATATAGTTCTCATTCAGCTCAGCAGCAAGGCCCCCGAGCTCAAGGCTTCGGGGAGGGTGCTCTGGGACAAGAACGAGCACGACGCGCTTCTTTATTGCCTCGACATGCCGGATGCCCCCGAGGGGAAGACGTACCAGTGGTGGGTCATCATAAAAGGCAGGCCGCGGAGCATGGGTATCTTCGACGTAAACGAGGAGGGGGACAGCATCGTGCACATAGATTCCCTTAAAAAGTTCGGCGACGTGAAGTCGATAGAGGCGTTTAAGGTGACGCTCGAGCCCGACGGGGGCGCGGAGGCTCCGACCGGAAAGCCTCTCATAGCCGGGGCGTCCATCTAG
- a CDS encoding HU family DNA-binding protein, with product MKRSDIERDLADRFNLQPSQSEQILDTIIEHMTGVLEGGGRIEIRGFGSFFTKSYGSYEGRNPRTGEKVTVSSKKLPHFRPSRELIAKLNGEE from the coding sequence ATGAAGCGTTCAGACATTGAAAGGGATTTAGCGGATAGATTCAATCTTCAACCTTCCCAGTCCGAGCAGATTCTCGATACGATCATCGAGCACATGACGGGAGTACTCGAAGGCGGAGGCCGGATAGAGATAAGGGGATTCGGCAGCTTCTTCACGAAGAGCTACGGCTCTTACGAGGGCCGAAACCCCAGGACCGGCGAGAAAGTTACCGTGTCGAGCAAGAAGCTCCCGCATTTCCGCCCGAGCCGCGAACTCATAGCCAAGCTGAACGGCGAGGAGTAG
- a CDS encoding peptide deformylase, with protein MALLKILKYPDPFLRRKCAPVEEIDEELLTLLDNMTETMYAAKGVGLAAPQVGADKRVVVIDASPWFRDGGEEEGEEEGEPGVEADSAGTADAEEAHEECSHSGECSHSHDEEEYDGPGLMELINPVIVHSEGSALGEEACLSIPGFSSAVKRKFKVVVEAYNRDGDLMEIEAEDLLARVFQHEIDHLDGVLFIDRLSRLKRELLVRKIEKVLGKEGRKTAAV; from the coding sequence ATGGCATTACTGAAAATACTCAAATACCCGGACCCTTTCCTGAGAAGGAAATGCGCCCCCGTCGAGGAGATAGACGAGGAGCTTCTTACGCTTCTCGATAACATGACGGAGACGATGTACGCCGCCAAGGGCGTCGGCCTTGCCGCGCCGCAGGTGGGCGCGGACAAGAGGGTTGTAGTCATCGACGCGAGCCCGTGGTTCAGGGACGGCGGCGAGGAAGAGGGCGAGGAAGAAGGCGAGCCCGGCGTAGAGGCGGATTCCGCCGGGACGGCGGACGCGGAAGAGGCGCACGAGGAGTGCTCTCATTCCGGCGAATGCTCTCATTCGCACGACGAAGAGGAGTACGACGGGCCGGGGCTGATGGAGCTGATAAATCCCGTGATCGTCCATTCCGAGGGGTCGGCGCTCGGCGAGGAGGCGTGCCTCAGCATCCCGGGGTTTTCGAGCGCGGTGAAGCGGAAGTTCAAGGTGGTCGTCGAGGCCTATAACAGGGACGGCGACCTGATGGAGATAGAGGCCGAGGACCTGCTCGCGAGGGTGTTTCAGCACGAGATCGATCACCTGGACGGGGTGCTTTTCATCGACAGGCTGAGCCGCTTGAAGAGAGAGCTTCTCGTGAGGAAGATAGAGAAGGTATTGGGGAAGGAAGGCAGGAAGACGGCGGCTGTTTAA
- a CDS encoding sensor histidine kinase has product MRLIYVLKDMEKHYLVLDQYRESSEYNDFLGKFYHFPKKYLNLLSQPNIEFVYYEPKKNGDGVYFGYGKICKEPFEDKRESNHYFVEIAEYKPFTDPVPFENGSGPREVKPFYNPQNAVRRIENERLEGICLDGGIQLNFKADAHLITVLGEQLIASEKVGILELVKNSYDAGATYCKVIIEKVASLPQIDKSQYEFDKYEGPVIVIEDDGIGMTKEVIENGWLRPASTLKTNIKERLKNEKEAAIQSGRLGAFQSLTRELQKEYKNRVPLGEKGVGRFAAHRLGKYLVIKTKPRNLEYEYVLNIDWTKFDMMHSAMRDLDSIGVSLRRQELSRNYGETDSGTQIIIYGGRKGFEWTEETVEQLNRTIHNLNSPNPNPDKNRTKFQAMLVCPQIPDLKERDYINDYPPNFTFDGLVDETGLLDYKINFNPPNSVPMTPDEESYKIDLRANTNDQDYWRIDSQDSLRYPECGPFFIHLDIWYRAKPWVDGPDSREFLNYLYDFGGISIYRDGINILPSELGAETDWLGLAKRHEKVGSRISYYNMIGNIEIDQFDNLALTDKTDREGLIRNRAYYDLVKLIQPIIINIAEQFFRFKRDIYSNLTKGITRDPEILGGNVADGAKLVSKIKENYPIMEDPFSILSQLGESMEREDKLINLESSLKNLKSSLELIEEAQNLLTEQAGFGLAIAVSVHEIAKITSNFYNGVNEIIKSSKFDKEKLNDLQEASSSLKSELKRLSPLRAIRNEKRMEFGVYKVLKFTREMFKRRFEKLGIEFNIDHDSDIDIYARYGAIVQIFSNLFDNSCYWLNTLSRSRKRIISVKINSKDRFVIIADTGPGIHDSIRPYLFQPGYSLKIPPSGLGLYISKYYMQSFKGDIYLTTERERLKDFSGAQFTIDFAKVPSKGWG; this is encoded by the coding sequence TTGAGATTAATCTATGTTTTAAAGGACATGGAGAAACACTACCTTGTTTTAGATCAGTATAGAGAATCAAGTGAATATAATGATTTTTTGGGGAAGTTCTATCATTTTCCAAAGAAATACCTGAATCTTCTATCTCAACCCAATATTGAATTTGTATATTATGAGCCAAAGAAAAATGGAGATGGAGTCTATTTTGGCTACGGTAAAATTTGTAAAGAACCGTTTGAAGACAAACGTGAATCAAATCATTATTTTGTTGAAATAGCCGAGTATAAACCTTTTACAGACCCTGTCCCTTTTGAGAACGGTTCGGGGCCTAGGGAAGTCAAGCCGTTCTACAATCCACAAAATGCAGTTAGAAGAATAGAAAATGAGAGATTGGAAGGAATTTGTCTCGACGGAGGCATCCAACTTAATTTCAAAGCAGATGCACATTTAATCACCGTATTAGGTGAGCAGTTAATTGCATCTGAAAAAGTTGGGATTCTCGAGTTGGTAAAAAATTCTTATGATGCTGGAGCTACATATTGCAAAGTGATTATAGAAAAGGTGGCTTCACTTCCACAGATTGACAAGTCCCAATACGAATTCGATAAATACGAAGGACCGGTAATTGTTATAGAAGATGATGGTATAGGGATGACCAAAGAAGTTATAGAAAATGGGTGGCTGAGACCAGCATCCACTTTGAAAACAAATATCAAGGAGCGTCTAAAAAATGAAAAGGAAGCTGCAATACAATCAGGAAGGTTGGGTGCATTTCAAAGTCTAACACGGGAGTTACAGAAAGAATATAAAAATAGGGTTCCGCTTGGCGAGAAAGGTGTAGGAAGGTTTGCAGCACATAGGCTTGGGAAATATTTAGTTATTAAAACCAAGCCCAGAAATCTAGAATATGAATATGTCCTGAATATTGATTGGACAAAGTTTGATATGATGCATAGTGCGATGAGAGATTTGGATTCCATTGGAGTCAGCTTAAGGAGGCAAGAGCTATCCCGTAACTATGGTGAGACGGATTCAGGCACTCAGATAATAATTTATGGTGGTAGGAAAGGTTTTGAATGGACGGAGGAAACGGTTGAACAATTAAATCGTACAATCCATAATTTGAATTCTCCTAATCCTAATCCGGACAAGAATCGTACAAAATTTCAAGCTATGCTTGTTTGTCCACAGATTCCCGATTTAAAGGAACGAGACTATATTAATGACTACCCTCCAAACTTTACATTTGACGGACTAGTTGATGAGACCGGATTACTCGACTATAAGATCAATTTCAATCCTCCGAATTCCGTTCCTATGACTCCTGATGAAGAGTCTTACAAAATTGATTTAAGAGCAAACACCAATGACCAAGATTATTGGAGAATCGATTCTCAAGATTCTCTCCGTTATCCTGAATGTGGACCTTTTTTTATACACCTCGATATATGGTATAGAGCAAAACCATGGGTAGACGGCCCGGATTCAAGAGAGTTTCTTAATTATCTTTATGATTTTGGAGGGATTTCTATATACAGAGATGGAATCAACATATTACCTTCAGAATTGGGAGCGGAGACTGATTGGCTTGGTCTTGCTAAGAGGCACGAAAAAGTTGGCTCTCGTATCTCATATTACAATATGATAGGGAATATAGAAATTGATCAGTTTGATAATCTAGCATTAACTGATAAAACGGATAGAGAAGGATTAATCAGGAATCGTGCATATTATGATTTAGTAAAGCTAATACAGCCTATTATTATAAATATAGCTGAACAATTTTTTAGGTTTAAACGTGATATTTATTCAAATCTAACCAAAGGTATTACTAGGGATCCTGAAATATTAGGAGGGAATGTAGCAGACGGCGCAAAGTTGGTTTCCAAGATAAAAGAAAATTATCCCATCATGGAGGATCCGTTCTCAATATTATCCCAGTTAGGTGAATCGATGGAAAGAGAAGATAAGTTGATAAATTTGGAATCCTCTTTAAAGAATTTAAAATCCAGTCTTGAACTTATCGAAGAAGCGCAGAATTTATTGACTGAACAGGCAGGATTTGGATTAGCTATTGCTGTCTCTGTGCATGAAATTGCCAAAATAACTTCAAATTTTTACAATGGAGTAAATGAGATTATCAAGAGTAGTAAATTTGATAAAGAAAAACTCAATGATTTACAAGAAGCTTCGTCTTCATTAAAATCTGAATTGAAAAGACTTAGTCCACTAAGAGCGATTAGAAATGAAAAAAGGATGGAATTTGGTGTATATAAGGTGCTTAAATTCACGCGTGAAATGTTCAAGAGACGATTTGAAAAGCTAGGCATTGAGTTTAACATTGACCATGATTCCGACATTGATATTTATGCCAGATACGGTGCAATTGTTCAAATTTTTTCGAATTTGTTTGATAATAGTTGTTATTGGCTAAATACGTTGAGTCGTAGTAGGAAAAGAATAATATCTGTTAAAATCAATTCAAAAGATCGGTTTGTAATAATAGCAGATACTGGCCCGGGAATTCATGATTCAATTCGCCCTTATTTGTTTCAACCAGGTTATAGTTTAAAGATTCCACCAAGCGGTTTGGGTCTTTACATTTCTAAATACTACATGCAATCTTTTAAAGGTGATATTTATTTAACTACTGAAAGAGAAAGGTTGAAAGATTTTTCTGGAGCCCAATTTACTATTGATTTTGCAAAAGTCCCATCCAAGGGTTGGGGATAA
- a CDS encoding DNA cytosine methyltransferase codes for MTLTSMDIFCGCGGLTQGMRDAGFTVLAALDIDPDAVKTFNLNHPNTNVYKDDIRKFDATALKKLLKGQKLHLLAGCPPCQGFSSVRRLNKGKPVDDDRNDLVNEFLRFIEELEPLTIMMENVPGLKSYKLFHLLVNKLDELKYKCDVGIVDAQNYGVPQRRKRLVLIGSRLGEIKIAPPSGEKKTVEQTIGYLEKPEDSEDHLHRILMRHSENVRKRIACTPKDGGSRKDLPPEFDLRCHKRENIGFRDIYGRLKWKDVSGTITSGCLNPSKGRFLHPEQDRAITPREAALLQSFPSTYQFPTNLSKKSLATLIGNALPPKFSFIQSKNIRDHLEEYLA; via the coding sequence ATGACTCTTACATCCATGGATATATTTTGCGGATGCGGTGGACTAACACAAGGGATGCGTGATGCAGGATTCACGGTTCTAGCCGCATTAGACATTGATCCTGATGCCGTTAAAACATTTAATTTGAATCATCCTAATACTAATGTTTATAAAGATGATATAAGAAAATTTGACGCCACAGCGTTGAAGAAATTATTAAAAGGACAAAAGTTGCATCTTCTTGCCGGATGCCCCCCGTGTCAAGGCTTCTCTTCCGTGCGAAGACTGAATAAAGGAAAACCGGTCGATGATGACAGGAACGATTTGGTAAATGAATTTTTAAGATTTATTGAAGAATTAGAACCCTTAACCATCATGATGGAGAATGTGCCTGGATTGAAATCATACAAATTGTTCCATCTCTTGGTTAACAAACTCGATGAACTAAAATATAAGTGTGATGTTGGGATTGTTGATGCCCAAAATTACGGTGTTCCCCAAAGACGTAAAAGATTAGTCTTGATCGGCTCAAGGTTAGGTGAAATTAAAATAGCTCCGCCGTCTGGAGAGAAAAAAACAGTTGAACAGACGATCGGCTATTTGGAAAAGCCTGAAGATAGTGAAGATCACTTGCATAGAATTTTAATGCGGCACAGCGAAAATGTTCGAAAGAGAATAGCTTGTACTCCTAAGGATGGGGGTAGCCGAAAAGATCTGCCGCCTGAGTTTGATCTGCGATGCCACAAAAGGGAGAACATAGGTTTTAGAGATATTTATGGTCGTCTTAAATGGAAAGATGTTTCCGGTACAATTACCAGCGGTTGTTTGAATCCTTCCAAAGGCAGGTTCTTACATCCGGAGCAAGATAGAGCAATTACTCCTAGAGAAGCTGCATTATTGCAGTCTTTCCCTTCTACCTATCAATTTCCTACAAACCTTTCCAAAAAATCGTTAGCTACTTTAATTGGAAATGCACTCCCCCCCAAGTTCAGTTTTATTCAATCGAAGAATATTAGAGATCACTTGGAGGAATATCTTGCCTGA
- a CDS encoding very short patch repair endonuclease, translating into MSRIGPKDTKPELAIRKLVHSMGYRFRLHVEDLPGKPDLVFPKYRKVIFVHGCFWHGCERCSRSKLPDTNYDFWSVKIGKTKTRDKKKYQELETLGWDYLVIWQCEIKTDYIDQISEKIANFLN; encoded by the coding sequence ATGAGCAGAATCGGACCGAAGGATACAAAACCGGAGTTGGCAATCAGAAAATTAGTGCACTCCATGGGCTATAGATTTAGGCTTCATGTAGAGGACCTCCCGGGGAAACCCGATCTAGTGTTCCCGAAATATAGAAAAGTTATTTTTGTCCATGGTTGTTTTTGGCATGGCTGCGAAAGATGCAGCCGTTCGAAACTACCGGACACAAATTATGATTTTTGGAGTGTGAAAATTGGAAAAACGAAAACTAGAGATAAGAAGAAATATCAGGAATTAGAAACTCTGGGATGGGATTATTTGGTTATATGGCAATGTGAAATAAAAACAGATTACATTGATCAGATTTCCGAAAAGATAGCGAACTTCTTGAATTGA
- a CDS encoding pyridoxal phosphate-dependent aminotransferase, producing the protein MQSKLSKEIAPFYVLEVLEKAREIEATGADVVHFEVGETDFGSPAAACEEAIAAINEGDTRYTHSLGIRELRSAIADDYRGSYGVDVSPDRIIVTMGSSPALFMSMLALVDPGDEIIITDPHYACYPQLIKIAGGVPKKVRIYEEEGFQPDVSRIEKAITPRTKAILVNSPANPTGVVLDPDVLRGIAGLGVPVISDEIYHGLVYSGGARTMLEFTGNAITVNGFSKLYAMTGWRLGYVIVPEALVRPVQKLQQNLFISPSPISQRAGVAALKKGKGDAGRMVKEFGERRKRMIEGLRRLGLTSSVEPTGAFYVFANVSRLSSDSLALAFDILEKAHVAVTPGADFGEGGEGYLRFSYAAAPDKIDEGLRRLAAYMEENAK; encoded by the coding sequence ATGCAGTCGAAACTCTCGAAGGAAATAGCGCCGTTTTACGTTCTGGAGGTTCTCGAAAAGGCGCGCGAGATAGAGGCCACGGGCGCGGACGTCGTGCATTTCGAGGTCGGGGAGACGGATTTCGGAAGCCCGGCAGCCGCGTGCGAGGAGGCGATAGCCGCTATTAACGAGGGCGATACGCGCTACACGCACAGCCTTGGGATACGCGAGCTCCGCAGCGCCATAGCGGACGATTACAGGGGATCGTACGGCGTGGACGTATCGCCGGACAGGATCATCGTGACGATGGGCAGCTCGCCGGCGCTGTTCATGTCGATGCTGGCGCTCGTCGACCCGGGCGACGAAATCATAATCACCGACCCGCACTACGCCTGTTATCCGCAGCTTATAAAGATAGCCGGCGGCGTGCCGAAGAAGGTGCGCATATACGAAGAGGAAGGGTTTCAGCCCGACGTCTCGCGCATCGAAAAGGCCATAACGCCCCGGACGAAGGCGATCCTTGTAAACTCGCCGGCGAACCCGACCGGGGTCGTGCTCGACCCGGACGTGCTCCGGGGGATAGCCGGGCTGGGAGTGCCGGTCATATCGGACGAGATATACCACGGGCTCGTGTATTCGGGCGGGGCGCGGACGATGCTCGAATTTACGGGCAACGCCATAACAGTGAACGGTTTTTCGAAGCTCTACGCCATGACGGGCTGGCGGCTCGGATACGTCATAGTGCCCGAAGCGCTCGTCAGGCCTGTGCAGAAGCTCCAGCAGAACCTCTTCATATCGCCGAGCCCGATATCGCAGCGCGCGGGCGTGGCGGCGCTCAAAAAGGGGAAGGGCGACGCCGGAAGGATGGTGAAGGAGTTCGGCGAGAGGAGGAAGAGGATGATAGAAGGTCTCAGGCGCCTCGGGCTCACGTCGTCCGTCGAGCCGACGGGGGCGTTTTACGTGTTCGCGAACGTGTCCCGGCTGTCCAGCGATTCGCTCGCGCTCGCCTTCGACATACTCGAAAAGGCGCACGTGGCGGTGACCCCCGGGGCGGATTTCGGCGAGGGAGGGGAGGGGTATCTCAGGTTCTCCTACGCCGCCGCACCCGATAAAATAGACGAGGGCCTCAGGAGGCTCGCCGCATACATGGAAGAGAACGCGAAATAA
- the pgk gene encoding phosphoglycerate kinase: MKIPSIAEIDIKEKKVFIRVDLDVPVDKSGAVGEVWKIERILPTVRYALQQKAKVILAAHRGKPGGKVVKRYSLEAVGAELSRALGCEIYFPEDSVGDAVKKVSVDMPAGSVMLLENLDFHKKELEDSVDYAKRLAEIADIYVNEAFTVSNQKRASLSAITGFFNTVCVGLSFKNEVESLDKLVNPERPFTAVIGGKCTAQRLALMEKFMDNVDSFLLGGAVANLFLKTLGKETGRSEVDQSMIYSAKKLISSSATRGIRFIVPVDLVTVRGDLKNDSPSYIISDNNIPTNSTTVDIGPETGAQFANNISGARTVFWNGPLGICEEPGFFEGSKAVAEAIAESDAWGAVTGRDTAQIVHDMAAEGRAGYVSRSGEAAIEYIINGTLPAIAALEERIK; the protein is encoded by the coding sequence ATGAAGATACCGTCCATTGCAGAAATAGACATAAAGGAAAAGAAGGTTTTTATAAGGGTGGACCTGGACGTGCCTGTCGATAAATCCGGCGCGGTCGGGGAGGTATGGAAGATAGAGCGCATACTGCCGACCGTGAGATACGCCCTTCAGCAGAAGGCGAAGGTGATCCTCGCCGCGCACAGGGGGAAGCCCGGGGGGAAGGTGGTAAAGCGCTATTCGCTCGAGGCCGTCGGGGCAGAGCTGTCGCGGGCGCTCGGGTGCGAGATATATTTCCCGGAGGATTCCGTCGGCGACGCGGTGAAGAAGGTGTCGGTGGACATGCCCGCGGGGAGCGTCATGCTGCTGGAAAACCTCGATTTCCATAAGAAGGAGCTCGAAGACAGCGTGGATTACGCGAAGAGGCTCGCCGAGATCGCGGACATCTACGTGAACGAGGCGTTTACTGTATCGAATCAGAAGCGCGCCTCGCTCTCCGCCATTACCGGATTCTTCAATACGGTGTGCGTCGGGCTTTCGTTCAAGAACGAGGTAGAGAGCCTGGACAAGCTCGTAAATCCTGAGCGGCCCTTCACGGCCGTCATCGGCGGGAAGTGCACGGCGCAGAGGCTCGCGCTCATGGAAAAATTCATGGACAACGTGGATTCGTTCCTCCTCGGGGGGGCCGTCGCCAACCTCTTTTTGAAGACGCTCGGCAAGGAGACGGGGAGGTCCGAGGTCGATCAGTCGATGATCTACAGCGCGAAAAAGCTCATCTCGTCGTCCGCGACGAGGGGCATAAGGTTCATAGTGCCCGTGGATCTCGTAACCGTCCGCGGGGATTTGAAGAATGATTCGCCTTCCTATATAATTTCGGACAATAATATCCCGACAAATTCGACGACGGTCGATATAGGGCCCGAAACGGGGGCCCAATTCGCTAATAATATATCGGGAGCGAGGACGGTTTTCTGGAACGGGCCGCTCGGCATTTGCGAGGAGCCAGGGTTCTTCGAGGGGTCGAAGGCCGTGGCCGAGGCGATTGCGGAGTCGGACGCGTGGGGGGCGGTTACAGGCCGCGACACTGCGCAGATCGTCCACGACATGGCCGCCGAGGGGCGGGCCGGTTACGTGTCCCGGAGCGGCGAAGCGGCGATTGAATACATCATCAACGGCACTTTGCCTGCGATCGCCGCGCTCGAAGAAAGGATTAAATGA